A genomic segment from Xiphophorus maculatus strain JP 163 A chromosome 6, X_maculatus-5.0-male, whole genome shotgun sequence encodes:
- the epb41l3 gene encoding band 4.1-like protein 3 isoform X1 → MSGGFRFFAPLKTQDSEAKQPQAKKEAEKGKSKAAADPASPQNQPEQLPAAVGHSTPARKEQEQQEEDQESHRSSTSRLSRSPLRGVKKVKMMQCKITLLDGSDYSVNVEKRAKGQVLLDKVCEYLNLLEKDYFGITYRDIESQKNWLDPSKELKKQIRNGPWNFSFNVKFYPPDPSQLCEDITRYYLCLQLRDDVVSGRLPCSFATHTLLGSYTVQSELGDYDLEELGSDYISEIRFAPNQTKELEEKVMELHKTYKGMTPAVAEIHFLENAKKLSMYGVDLHHAKDSEGVEIMLGVCASGLLIYRDRLRINRFAWPKILKISYKRNNFYIKIRPGEFEQFESTIGFKLPNHRAAKRLWKVCVEHHTFFRLVSPEAPPKKFLSLGSKFRYSGRTQAQTRSASAQIARPAPLFERSSSKRYNMSRSLDGAPITENHETPVKGNATDGAPKVIAKEDIITTVTTERKAEEENAEREDAQEVAAETDATTPLRHDTKPPSPAYASDPLRSELSLPSSPISSTKVRRRRRESGRKRASSVSPAKSCGGGCWRRQARADRKAALLEEQALLLSARKQRLERGGRRGAGGGTLFSFSLHLPDLSSVLDEDGYITFPDLSEMRFVPECAQNFLPIKSPSLIPCFLFIFFFLLTTSFSVPYALTLSFPLALCLCYLEPKAASLTASIAQGYHDHDSSEEEETDSERTDFACDGEMTATESEADEDSEMRTQDSEPPPEVVKHQTNISELKRSFLETGSNGGGGAPGLTEWEKRLSSSPLRSPRADEDPMIEPLELQDAKDEQTEQEAGPKDTVAAVGYLVKYVADSVVTDGATSSGPHGISLSTTMDDDVFVDGTLREEAGGKTQDSQEEEEEASDKSATKLSPGAVRQEVSQAISDKKGTLIIFKQAENKEDEETSKKEGLVDRAESETDGNKEQKRQASLKAEIKHGDVSQIRGVDSPKKAMASWISEEKVESSEVVSVFTKELKELKTLDEPQQKAEGIQPKSSPTHVTVSASLAVSAPGWVSPSHKVSADQEKAVVVTENEAESAKPKAPDGVEVAAKDVPVVHTETKTITYESAEVDTNGDADPGVLLSAQTITSETTSTTTTTHITKTVKGGISETRIEKRIVITGDADIDHDEALAQAIKEAKEQHPDMSVTKVVVHKETEITPEEGED, encoded by the exons gagcagcaggaggaggaccAGGAGTCCCACAGGTCGTCCACCAGTCGTTTGTCCAGGTCTCCCTTGAGGGGCGTGAAGAAGGTGAAGATGATGCAATGTAAGATCACGCTTCTGGACGGCTCCGACTACTCCGTCAACGTGGAG AAACGAGCCAAAGGCCAAGTGCTCCTTGATAAGGTGTGTGAATACCTCAACCTGCTGGAGAAGGACTACTTTGGCATCACATACAGAGATATAGAGAGTCAAAAg AATTGGTTGGACCCTTCCAAAGAGCTTAAGAAGCAGATCCGGA ACGGACCCTGGAACTTTTCTTTTAACGTGAAGTTTTACCCGCCAGACCCGTCGCAACTGTGCGAGGACATAACAAG GTACTACCTGTGCTTGCAGCTGAGGGATGACGTCGTTTCGGGTCGCCTGCCTTGTTCCTTTGCCACCCACACGCTGCTGGGCTCCTACACGGTGCAGTCTGAACTCGGAGACTACGACCTGGAGGAGCTGGGCAGCGACTACATCAGCGAAATCCGCTTCGCACCCAACCAGACCaaagagctggaggagaaggTCATGGAGCTCCACAAGACCTACAA GGGGATGACACCAGCTGTAGCCGAAATCCACTTCCTGGAAAATGCCAAAAAGCTGTCTATGTATGGGGTTGACCTCCATCATGCTAAG GACTCTGAAGGCGTAGAGATCATGCTGGGAGTTTGTGCAAGCGGCCTCCTCATCTACAGAGACAGGCTGCGGATCAACAGGTTTGCGTGGCCCAAAATCCTCAAGATCTCCTACAAAAGGAACAACTTTTACATCAAAATCCGACCCGGCGAG TTTGAGCAGTTTGAAAGTACGATTGGTTTCAAGCTCCCAAACCATCGCGCTGCCAAAAGGCTATGGAAGGTCTGTGTGGAGCACCACACCTTCTTCAG GCTCGTGTCTCCTGAGGCGCCACCGAAGAAGTTCCTCAGCCTCGGCTCCAAGTTTCGCTACAGCGGCAGAACCCAGGCTCAGACACGGAGCGCCAGCGCGCAGATCGCCAGGCCGGCGCCGCTGTTTGAACGCTCCTCCAGCAAACGCTACAACATGTCCCGCAGCTTAGACGGAG CTCCCATCACAGAGAACCATGAGACTCCCGTGAAAGGCAACGCCACAGACGGGGCGCCCAAAGTCATAGCTAAGGAGGACATCATCACCACGGTAACGACAGAGAGGAAGGCGGAGGAGGAGAATGCGGAGCGGGAGGATGCGCAGGAAGTTGCCGCGGAGACCGACGCCACGACGCCGCTCAGACACGACACGAAG CCCCCCTCCCCTGCGTACGCCAGCGACCCGCTGCGCTCCGAGCTCTCCCTCCCATCGTCCCCCATCTCTTCGACCAAAGTGCGGCGGAGGCGCAGGGAGAGCGGCCGCAAGCGGGCGTCGTCGGTCAGCCCGGCCAAGAGCTGCGGCGGCGGCTGCTGGCGGCGGCAGGCCCGCGCCGACCGCAAGGCCGCTCTGCTGGAGGAGCAGGCGCTGCTGCTGTCCGCCCGCAAGCAGCGCCTGGAGCGGGGTGGGCGGCGTGGGGCGGGCGGTGGCACGCTCTTCTCCTTCTCCCTGCACCTGCCCGACCTGTCCTCCGTCCTGGACGAGGACGGCTACATCACCTTCCCCGATCTGTCCGAGATGCGCTTCGTCCCGGAGTGCGCGCAGAACTTCCTCCCCATCAAGTCGCCGTCCCTCATCCCCTGCTTCCTGttcatcttcttcttcctgctcaCCACTTCCTTCTCAGTCCCCTACGCCCTCACCCTGTCCTTCCCGCTGGCGCTCTGCCTCTGCTACCTGGAGCCCAAGGCAGCCTCCCTGACCGCCTCCATAGCCCAGGGCTACCATGACCATGACagttcagaggaagaggag ACCGACAGCGAACGTACGGACTTTGCGTGTGATGGAGAGATGACCGCCACAGAG TCGGAAGCCGATGAAGACTCCGAGATGCGGACTCAG GACTCTGAGCCTCCACCCGAGGTGGTCAAGCATCAGACCAACATCAGCGAGCTGAAGCGCTCCTTCCTGGAGACCGGCAGCAATGGCGGCGGCGGCGCTCCGGGTCTGACGGAGTGGGAGAAGAGACTGTCGTCGTCACCTCTGCGCTCGCCCAGAGCGGATGAAGACCCGATGATAGAGCCGCTGGAGCTGCAGGAC GCGAAAGATGAGCAGACGGAGCAGGAGGCGGGACCTAAAGACACTGTG GCGGCAGTGGGATATCTGGTGAAATACGTGGCGGATAGCGTTGTGACAGACGGGGCCACCTCCTCGGGGCCCCACGGCATTAGCCTGTCCACCACCATGGACGACGACGTCTTCGTGGACGGGACATTGAGGGAGGAGGCGGGGGGCAAAACCCAGGACtcccaggaggaggaggaagaggcatCGGACAAGTCAGCGACGAAGCTCAGCCCTGGAGCGGTGAGACAAGAAGTGTCGCAGGCCATCAGCGACAAGAAAGGCACGCTCATCATCTTTAAGCAGGCGGAGAACAAAGAGGACGAAGAAACGAGCAAAAAAGAAGGACTGGTGGACCGGGCGGAATCGGAAACCGACGGCAACAAGGAGCAGAAACGTCAAGCTTCACTAAAAGCTGAGATTAAACATGGTGACGTGAGTCAGATTAGAGGCGTCGACTCGCCAAAGAAAGCGATGGCGTCGTGGATTTCCGAGGAGAAGGTGGAGAGTTCAGAGGTCGTCAGCGTGTTTACAAAGGAATTGAAAGAGCTGAAGACTTTGGATGAGCCGCAGCAGAAAGCCGAAGGAATCCAGCCGAAGTCGAGCCCGACTCACGTTACGGTTTCTGCGTCCTTAGCTGTG TCTGCGCCTGGATGGGTTTCTCCCTCTCACAAG GTATCAGCTGACCAGGAGAAGGCGGTGGTCGTTACTGAAAACGAAGCCGAGTCCGCAAAACCAAAG GCTCCTGACGGAGTGGAGGTTGCTGCCAAAGACGTGCCTGTGGtccacacagagacaaaaaccaTCACCTACGAATCGGCCGAG GTTGACACGAACGGAGACGCGGACCCCGGGGTGCTGCTGAGCGCTCAGACCATCACCTCGGAAACCACCAGCACCACCACAACCACGCACATCACAAAG ACGGTGAAAGGAGGAATCTCAGAGACTCGAATTGAGAAGCGGATCGTCATTACCGGAGACGCAGACATCGACCACGACGAG GCTCTGGCTCAGGCCATAAAGGAAGCCAAAGAGCAGCACCCTGACATGTCAGTGACCAAAGTAGTGGTGcataaagagacagagatcaCGCCAGAGGAGGGGGAGGACTGA
- the epb41l3 gene encoding band 4.1-like protein 3 isoform X4, translating into MSGGFRFFAPLKTQDSEAKQPQAKKEAEKGKSKAAADPASPQNQPEQLPAAVGHSTPARKEQEQQEEDQESHRSSTSRLSRSPLRGVKKVKMMQCKITLLDGSDYSVNVEKRAKGQVLLDKVCEYLNLLEKDYFGITYRDIESQKNWLDPSKELKKQIRNGPWNFSFNVKFYPPDPSQLCEDITRYYLCLQLRDDVVSGRLPCSFATHTLLGSYTVQSELGDYDLEELGSDYISEIRFAPNQTKELEEKVMELHKTYKGMTPAVAEIHFLENAKKLSMYGVDLHHAKDSEGVEIMLGVCASGLLIYRDRLRINRFAWPKILKISYKRNNFYIKIRPGEFEQFESTIGFKLPNHRAAKRLWKVCVEHHTFFRLVSPEAPPKKFLSLGSKFRYSGRTQAQTRSASAQIARPAPLFERSSSKRYNMSRSLDGAPITENHETPVKGNATDGAPKVIAKEDIITTVTTERKAEEENAEREDAQEVAAETDATTPLRHDTKTDSERTDFACDGEMTATESEADEDSEMRTQDSEPPPEVVKHQTNISELKRSFLETGSNGGGGAPGLTEWEKRLSSSPLRSPRADEDPMIEPLELQDAKDEQTEQEAGPKDTVAAVGYLVKYVADSVVTDGATSSGPHGISLSTTMDDDVFVDGTLREEAGGKTQDSQEEEEEASDKSATKLSPGAVRQEVSQAISDKKGTLIIFKQAENKEDEETSKKEGLVDRAESETDGNKEQKRQASLKAEIKHGDVSQIRGVDSPKKAMASWISEEKVESSEVVSVFTKELKELKTLDEPQQKAEGIQPKSSPTHVTVSASLAVSAPGWVSPSHKVSADQEKAVVVTENEAESAKPKAPDGVEVAAKDVPVVHTETKTITYESAEVDTNGDADPGVLLSAQTITSETTSTTTTTHITKTVKGGISETRIEKRIVITGDADIDHDEALAQAIKEAKEQHPDMSVTKVVVHKETEITPEEGED; encoded by the exons gagcagcaggaggaggaccAGGAGTCCCACAGGTCGTCCACCAGTCGTTTGTCCAGGTCTCCCTTGAGGGGCGTGAAGAAGGTGAAGATGATGCAATGTAAGATCACGCTTCTGGACGGCTCCGACTACTCCGTCAACGTGGAG AAACGAGCCAAAGGCCAAGTGCTCCTTGATAAGGTGTGTGAATACCTCAACCTGCTGGAGAAGGACTACTTTGGCATCACATACAGAGATATAGAGAGTCAAAAg AATTGGTTGGACCCTTCCAAAGAGCTTAAGAAGCAGATCCGGA ACGGACCCTGGAACTTTTCTTTTAACGTGAAGTTTTACCCGCCAGACCCGTCGCAACTGTGCGAGGACATAACAAG GTACTACCTGTGCTTGCAGCTGAGGGATGACGTCGTTTCGGGTCGCCTGCCTTGTTCCTTTGCCACCCACACGCTGCTGGGCTCCTACACGGTGCAGTCTGAACTCGGAGACTACGACCTGGAGGAGCTGGGCAGCGACTACATCAGCGAAATCCGCTTCGCACCCAACCAGACCaaagagctggaggagaaggTCATGGAGCTCCACAAGACCTACAA GGGGATGACACCAGCTGTAGCCGAAATCCACTTCCTGGAAAATGCCAAAAAGCTGTCTATGTATGGGGTTGACCTCCATCATGCTAAG GACTCTGAAGGCGTAGAGATCATGCTGGGAGTTTGTGCAAGCGGCCTCCTCATCTACAGAGACAGGCTGCGGATCAACAGGTTTGCGTGGCCCAAAATCCTCAAGATCTCCTACAAAAGGAACAACTTTTACATCAAAATCCGACCCGGCGAG TTTGAGCAGTTTGAAAGTACGATTGGTTTCAAGCTCCCAAACCATCGCGCTGCCAAAAGGCTATGGAAGGTCTGTGTGGAGCACCACACCTTCTTCAG GCTCGTGTCTCCTGAGGCGCCACCGAAGAAGTTCCTCAGCCTCGGCTCCAAGTTTCGCTACAGCGGCAGAACCCAGGCTCAGACACGGAGCGCCAGCGCGCAGATCGCCAGGCCGGCGCCGCTGTTTGAACGCTCCTCCAGCAAACGCTACAACATGTCCCGCAGCTTAGACGGAG CTCCCATCACAGAGAACCATGAGACTCCCGTGAAAGGCAACGCCACAGACGGGGCGCCCAAAGTCATAGCTAAGGAGGACATCATCACCACGGTAACGACAGAGAGGAAGGCGGAGGAGGAGAATGCGGAGCGGGAGGATGCGCAGGAAGTTGCCGCGGAGACCGACGCCACGACGCCGCTCAGACACGACACGAAG ACCGACAGCGAACGTACGGACTTTGCGTGTGATGGAGAGATGACCGCCACAGAG TCGGAAGCCGATGAAGACTCCGAGATGCGGACTCAG GACTCTGAGCCTCCACCCGAGGTGGTCAAGCATCAGACCAACATCAGCGAGCTGAAGCGCTCCTTCCTGGAGACCGGCAGCAATGGCGGCGGCGGCGCTCCGGGTCTGACGGAGTGGGAGAAGAGACTGTCGTCGTCACCTCTGCGCTCGCCCAGAGCGGATGAAGACCCGATGATAGAGCCGCTGGAGCTGCAGGAC GCGAAAGATGAGCAGACGGAGCAGGAGGCGGGACCTAAAGACACTGTG GCGGCAGTGGGATATCTGGTGAAATACGTGGCGGATAGCGTTGTGACAGACGGGGCCACCTCCTCGGGGCCCCACGGCATTAGCCTGTCCACCACCATGGACGACGACGTCTTCGTGGACGGGACATTGAGGGAGGAGGCGGGGGGCAAAACCCAGGACtcccaggaggaggaggaagaggcatCGGACAAGTCAGCGACGAAGCTCAGCCCTGGAGCGGTGAGACAAGAAGTGTCGCAGGCCATCAGCGACAAGAAAGGCACGCTCATCATCTTTAAGCAGGCGGAGAACAAAGAGGACGAAGAAACGAGCAAAAAAGAAGGACTGGTGGACCGGGCGGAATCGGAAACCGACGGCAACAAGGAGCAGAAACGTCAAGCTTCACTAAAAGCTGAGATTAAACATGGTGACGTGAGTCAGATTAGAGGCGTCGACTCGCCAAAGAAAGCGATGGCGTCGTGGATTTCCGAGGAGAAGGTGGAGAGTTCAGAGGTCGTCAGCGTGTTTACAAAGGAATTGAAAGAGCTGAAGACTTTGGATGAGCCGCAGCAGAAAGCCGAAGGAATCCAGCCGAAGTCGAGCCCGACTCACGTTACGGTTTCTGCGTCCTTAGCTGTG TCTGCGCCTGGATGGGTTTCTCCCTCTCACAAG GTATCAGCTGACCAGGAGAAGGCGGTGGTCGTTACTGAAAACGAAGCCGAGTCCGCAAAACCAAAG GCTCCTGACGGAGTGGAGGTTGCTGCCAAAGACGTGCCTGTGGtccacacagagacaaaaaccaTCACCTACGAATCGGCCGAG GTTGACACGAACGGAGACGCGGACCCCGGGGTGCTGCTGAGCGCTCAGACCATCACCTCGGAAACCACCAGCACCACCACAACCACGCACATCACAAAG ACGGTGAAAGGAGGAATCTCAGAGACTCGAATTGAGAAGCGGATCGTCATTACCGGAGACGCAGACATCGACCACGACGAG GCTCTGGCTCAGGCCATAAAGGAAGCCAAAGAGCAGCACCCTGACATGTCAGTGACCAAAGTAGTGGTGcataaagagacagagatcaCGCCAGAGGAGGGGGAGGACTGA
- the epb41l3 gene encoding band 4.1-like protein 3 isoform X5 produces the protein MSGGFRFFAPLKTQDSEAKQPQAKKEAEKGKSKAAADPASPQNQPEQLPAAVGHSTPARKEQEQQEEDQESHRSSTSRLSRSPLRGVKKVKMMQCKITLLDGSDYSVNVEKRAKGQVLLDKVCEYLNLLEKDYFGITYRDIESQKNWLDPSKELKKQIRNGPWNFSFNVKFYPPDPSQLCEDITRYYLCLQLRDDVVSGRLPCSFATHTLLGSYTVQSELGDYDLEELGSDYISEIRFAPNQTKELEEKVMELHKTYKGMTPAVAEIHFLENAKKLSMYGVDLHHAKDSEGVEIMLGVCASGLLIYRDRLRINRFAWPKILKISYKRNNFYIKIRPGEFEQFESTIGFKLPNHRAAKRLWKVCVEHHTFFRLVSPEAPPKKFLSLGSKFRYSGRTQAQTRSASAQIARPAPLFERSSSKRYNMSRSLDGAPITENHETPVKGNATDGAPKVIAKEDIITTVTTERKAEEENAEREDAQEVAAETDATTPLRHDTKYSFIRRAKGENVFIRHSNLMLEDSEPPPEVVKHQTNISELKRSFLETGSNGGGGAPGLTEWEKRLSSSPLRSPRADEDPMIEPLELQDAKDEQTEQEAGPKDTVAAVGYLVKYVADSVVTDGATSSGPHGISLSTTMDDDVFVDGTLREEAGGKTQDSQEEEEEASDKSATKLSPGAVRQEVSQAISDKKGTLIIFKQAENKEDEETSKKEGLVDRAESETDGNKEQKRQASLKAEIKHGDVSQIRGVDSPKKAMASWISEEKVESSEVVSVFTKELKELKTLDEPQQKAEGIQPKSSPTHVTVSASLAVSAPGWVSPSHKVSADQEKAVVVTENEAESAKPKAPDGVEVAAKDVPVVHTETKTITYESAEVDTNGDADPGVLLSAQTITSETTSTTTTTHITKTVKGGISETRIEKRIVITGDADIDHDEALAQAIKEAKEQHPDMSVTKVVVHKETEITPEEGED, from the exons gagcagcaggaggaggaccAGGAGTCCCACAGGTCGTCCACCAGTCGTTTGTCCAGGTCTCCCTTGAGGGGCGTGAAGAAGGTGAAGATGATGCAATGTAAGATCACGCTTCTGGACGGCTCCGACTACTCCGTCAACGTGGAG AAACGAGCCAAAGGCCAAGTGCTCCTTGATAAGGTGTGTGAATACCTCAACCTGCTGGAGAAGGACTACTTTGGCATCACATACAGAGATATAGAGAGTCAAAAg AATTGGTTGGACCCTTCCAAAGAGCTTAAGAAGCAGATCCGGA ACGGACCCTGGAACTTTTCTTTTAACGTGAAGTTTTACCCGCCAGACCCGTCGCAACTGTGCGAGGACATAACAAG GTACTACCTGTGCTTGCAGCTGAGGGATGACGTCGTTTCGGGTCGCCTGCCTTGTTCCTTTGCCACCCACACGCTGCTGGGCTCCTACACGGTGCAGTCTGAACTCGGAGACTACGACCTGGAGGAGCTGGGCAGCGACTACATCAGCGAAATCCGCTTCGCACCCAACCAGACCaaagagctggaggagaaggTCATGGAGCTCCACAAGACCTACAA GGGGATGACACCAGCTGTAGCCGAAATCCACTTCCTGGAAAATGCCAAAAAGCTGTCTATGTATGGGGTTGACCTCCATCATGCTAAG GACTCTGAAGGCGTAGAGATCATGCTGGGAGTTTGTGCAAGCGGCCTCCTCATCTACAGAGACAGGCTGCGGATCAACAGGTTTGCGTGGCCCAAAATCCTCAAGATCTCCTACAAAAGGAACAACTTTTACATCAAAATCCGACCCGGCGAG TTTGAGCAGTTTGAAAGTACGATTGGTTTCAAGCTCCCAAACCATCGCGCTGCCAAAAGGCTATGGAAGGTCTGTGTGGAGCACCACACCTTCTTCAG GCTCGTGTCTCCTGAGGCGCCACCGAAGAAGTTCCTCAGCCTCGGCTCCAAGTTTCGCTACAGCGGCAGAACCCAGGCTCAGACACGGAGCGCCAGCGCGCAGATCGCCAGGCCGGCGCCGCTGTTTGAACGCTCCTCCAGCAAACGCTACAACATGTCCCGCAGCTTAGACGGAG CTCCCATCACAGAGAACCATGAGACTCCCGTGAAAGGCAACGCCACAGACGGGGCGCCCAAAGTCATAGCTAAGGAGGACATCATCACCACGGTAACGACAGAGAGGAAGGCGGAGGAGGAGAATGCGGAGCGGGAGGATGCGCAGGAAGTTGCCGCGGAGACCGACGCCACGACGCCGCTCAGACACGACACGAAG TATAGTTTCATAAGACGAGCAaaaggggaaaatgtttttatcaggcACAGTAATCTGATGCTAGAG GACTCTGAGCCTCCACCCGAGGTGGTCAAGCATCAGACCAACATCAGCGAGCTGAAGCGCTCCTTCCTGGAGACCGGCAGCAATGGCGGCGGCGGCGCTCCGGGTCTGACGGAGTGGGAGAAGAGACTGTCGTCGTCACCTCTGCGCTCGCCCAGAGCGGATGAAGACCCGATGATAGAGCCGCTGGAGCTGCAGGAC GCGAAAGATGAGCAGACGGAGCAGGAGGCGGGACCTAAAGACACTGTG GCGGCAGTGGGATATCTGGTGAAATACGTGGCGGATAGCGTTGTGACAGACGGGGCCACCTCCTCGGGGCCCCACGGCATTAGCCTGTCCACCACCATGGACGACGACGTCTTCGTGGACGGGACATTGAGGGAGGAGGCGGGGGGCAAAACCCAGGACtcccaggaggaggaggaagaggcatCGGACAAGTCAGCGACGAAGCTCAGCCCTGGAGCGGTGAGACAAGAAGTGTCGCAGGCCATCAGCGACAAGAAAGGCACGCTCATCATCTTTAAGCAGGCGGAGAACAAAGAGGACGAAGAAACGAGCAAAAAAGAAGGACTGGTGGACCGGGCGGAATCGGAAACCGACGGCAACAAGGAGCAGAAACGTCAAGCTTCACTAAAAGCTGAGATTAAACATGGTGACGTGAGTCAGATTAGAGGCGTCGACTCGCCAAAGAAAGCGATGGCGTCGTGGATTTCCGAGGAGAAGGTGGAGAGTTCAGAGGTCGTCAGCGTGTTTACAAAGGAATTGAAAGAGCTGAAGACTTTGGATGAGCCGCAGCAGAAAGCCGAAGGAATCCAGCCGAAGTCGAGCCCGACTCACGTTACGGTTTCTGCGTCCTTAGCTGTG TCTGCGCCTGGATGGGTTTCTCCCTCTCACAAG GTATCAGCTGACCAGGAGAAGGCGGTGGTCGTTACTGAAAACGAAGCCGAGTCCGCAAAACCAAAG GCTCCTGACGGAGTGGAGGTTGCTGCCAAAGACGTGCCTGTGGtccacacagagacaaaaaccaTCACCTACGAATCGGCCGAG GTTGACACGAACGGAGACGCGGACCCCGGGGTGCTGCTGAGCGCTCAGACCATCACCTCGGAAACCACCAGCACCACCACAACCACGCACATCACAAAG ACGGTGAAAGGAGGAATCTCAGAGACTCGAATTGAGAAGCGGATCGTCATTACCGGAGACGCAGACATCGACCACGACGAG GCTCTGGCTCAGGCCATAAAGGAAGCCAAAGAGCAGCACCCTGACATGTCAGTGACCAAAGTAGTGGTGcataaagagacagagatcaCGCCAGAGGAGGGGGAGGACTGA